From the genome of Vigna angularis cultivar LongXiaoDou No.4 chromosome 11, ASM1680809v1, whole genome shotgun sequence, one region includes:
- the LOC108332458 gene encoding DAR GTPase 2, mitochondrial isoform X1, with translation MRSMATTILGRRIGTVLKEELRSKGEWCDSFMAAAFRAIAERIPLANLVVEVRDARIPLSSECEILRNYPLPQKQIIALNKMDLAGASNVKAWVEYFSERNCISCGVNAHNKEDIRQLLSLIQCQVRELKRDDQCDNNYTATVMLIGIPNVGKSAITNALHQVGRINAAEKGKLKHATVSPEPRDTKDIRSFKIGSHPNIYVLDTPAILSPKVPNAAVLSKLILTGAVEDCLVRRKEVAQYFLAIHNSSDQYKKWAKLYMKDNGRSFLNGTTEQLTSSKLLMKYKSQTPTDHTQDCIVQDVRRILFETISSLEGDIKCEDEMLALIDRQFNALQEAFHISVECEEDAHDKVAGKLLNLFRTGRIGHYILDHFPGKIQ, from the exons ATGAGAAGCATGGCAACGACGATTTTGGGCAGACGAATTGGCACAGTGTTAAAGGAAGAGCTGAGAAGTAAGGGAGAATGGTGCGATTCTTTTATGGCTGCCGCTTTTCGTGCTATCGCAGAAAGAATCCCGTTGGCGAATCTCGTCGTCGAAGTTAGAGACGCAAGG ATTCCCTTGTCCTCCGAATGCGAGATACTCAGAAACTACCCACTTCCCCAGAAACAAATCATAGCGCTCAATAAAATGGATCTTGCGGGTGCATCGAATGTGAAG GCATGGGTGGAATATTTTAGCGAAAGGAATTGCATATCTTGTGGAGTCAATGCTCATAACAAGGAGGACATCAGACAG CTTCTAAGCCTTATACAATGCCAAGTGAGAGAACTCAAGAGAGATGATCAATGTGACAATAATTATACCGCTACAGTAATGTTAATTGGGATTCCAAATGTTGGTAAGTCGGCAATTACCAATGCTTTGCATCAAGTGGGGAGAATCAATGCAGCAG aaaaaggAAAGCTAAAGCATGCAACTGTCAGTCCAGAACCAAGAGATACTAAAGATATTCGAAGTTTTAAG ATTGGTAGCCATCCCAATATTTATGTGTTAGACACTCCAGCTATTTTATCTCCAAAGGTTCCCAATGCTGCTGTtttatctaaattaattttaacag GAGCTGTTGAGGATTGTTTAGTCAGGAGAAAAGAAGTTGCCCAATATTTTCTAGCTATACACAACTCTAGTGACCAATACAAGAAATGGGCAAAACTATATATGAAGGATAATGGTAGATCATTCCTTAACGGCACAACAGAACAGTTGACTAGCTCCAAGTTGCTAATGAAGTACAAAAGCCAAACCCCGACAGATCACACACAG GACTGCATAGTGCAGGATGTTCGACGGATACTTTTTGAAACAATTTCATCTTTGGAAGGCGATATAAAATGCGAAGATGAAATGCTTGCTCTCATTGATAGACAGTTTAATGCCTTGCAGGAAGCTTTCCATATTTCAGTTGAATGTGAAGAAGATGCTCATGACAAGGTTGCTGGGAAGTTGCTTAATCTTTTCCGTACTGGCCGTATTGGACATTATATTTTAGATCATTTTCCTGGAAAGATTCAATGA
- the LOC108333465 gene encoding uncharacterized protein LOC108333465 codes for MNDQIMMHHPHQIFQNKQNYAVWPHPRPLYLPENAAVFPRPPAFTPHQGRVNWNKRKDFPRTGSVPGHTFKPGNPNDSKTLTANRSSAKGRRIHHPKRTFGRGGGGNRLTPPFAPLNTTSFIIRAKNSGGIAPLISPAGSLSPAKFEERAEEEQWGFNGYGSMKGLIRLRPGKFDSSENSGAGRFEMVNASSGEEQNLDKRVDEQDSHLAHLEEENLTLKEKLLLMEKQLGDLRRRVQFLETDGTTSHGHREGGAENFLPEMFSQ; via the coding sequence ATGAACGACCAAATCATGATGCATCACCCTCATCAGATCTTTCAGAATAAGCAAAACTACGCGGTTTGGCCGCATCCCCGGCCGCTCTACCTGCCAGAAAACGCGGCCGTGTTCCCTCGTCCGCCGGCGTTCACACCCCATCAGGGTCGGGTCaattggaataaaagaaaagactTTCCCAGAACCGGGTCGGTCCCGGGTCATACCTTCAAACCGGGTAACCCGAACGACTCAAAAACACTAACGGCAAACCGTTCCTCCGCAAAGGGTCGCCGGATTCACCACCCAAAGCGAACGTTCGGCCGCGGCGGGGGCGGAAACCGACTCACGCCGCCGTTCGCGCCACTCAATACGACGTCGTTCATAATCCGGGCGAAGAATTCCGGCGGCATCGCGCCGCTGATTTCACCGGCAGGATCGCTGTCGCCGGCGAAGTTCGAAGAGAGGGCGGAGGAGGAGCAGTGGGGCTTCAACGGATATGGCTCCATGAAGGGCCTGATCCGGCTCCGGCCCGGAAAATTCGACTCCAGCGAAAACTCCGGCGCTGGCAGGTTCGAGATGGTGAACGCTAGTTCCGGCGAGGAGCAGAACTTGGATAAAAGGGTTGATGAACAGGACTCGCATCTTGCTCACCTCGAAGAAGAGAATTTGACGCTGAAAGAAAAGCTTTTGTTGATGGAAAAGCAATTGGGTGACTTGAGGAGGAGGGTTCAGTTCTTGGAGACCGACGGGACCACCAGCCACGGCCACCGTGAGGGCGGCGCGGAGAATTTTTTACCGGAGATGTTTtctcagtaa
- the LOC108334304 gene encoding RNA polymerase II C-terminal domain phosphatase-like 4 isoform X3: MSVVTDSPVHSSNSDDFIAFLDAELGASSPESSPDKEAENEDELESVSRIKRRKIESTEDMEGSTSEGIIKQNLETSIKVDVCTHPGSFGSMCIRCGQQLDGKSGVTFGYIHKGLRLHDEEISRLRNTDMKSLLCRKKLYLVLDLDHTLLNSTLLAHLSSEESHLLNQTDSLRDVSKGSLFKLEHMHMMTKLRPFVRSFLKEATEMFEMYIYTMGDRPYALEMAKLLDPQGEYFNAKVISRDDGTQKHQKGLDVVLGQESAVLILDDTEHAWLKHKDNLILMERYHFFASSCRQFGFNCKSLAELRNDEDETDGALAKILKVLKQVHCTFFDVLSSVRSEVLSGCVIVFSRIFHGVLPSLRKMAEQMGATCLAEVDPSVTHVVATDTGTEKSRWAVKENKFLVHPRWIEAANYFWEKQPEENFIIKKKQ, encoded by the exons ATGAGTGTTGTTACCGATTCTCCTGTGCATTCGTCCAACAGTGATGACTTCATTGCATTTCTTGATGCTGAACTTGGTGCTAGTTCACCCGAATCCTCGCCAGATAAAGAGGCTGAAAACGAAGATGAGCTTGAGAGTGTCAG CAGAATTAAAAGACGTAAAATTGAAAGCACTGAAGATATGGAGGGGTCTACTTCAGAAGGAATCATCAAACAGAATTTAG AGACATCTATCAAAGTAGATGTATGTACACATCCTGGCTCGTTTGGAAGTATGTGTATACGTTGTGGGCAACAGTTGGATGGGAAATCTGGTGTGACATTTGGGTACATACATAAG GGACTGAGACTTCATGATGAGGAAATTTCTAGATTGCGTAATACAGACATGAAGAGTTTGTTATGTCGTAAAAAGCTCTACTTGGTTCTTGACCTAGATCACACACTACTAAATTCCACTCTCCTTGCTCATTTGAGTTCAGAAGAGTCACATTTGCTTAATCAGACAGATTCTCTACGAG ATGTCTCCAAAGGTAGCCTCTTCAAATTGGAGCACATGCATATGATGACCAAGTTAAGGCCCTTTGTCCGCTCATTTCTGAAAGAAGCTACTGAAATGTTTGAGATGTACATATATACCATGGGTGACCGGCCATATGCATTGGAGATGGCTAAGCTActtgatcctcaaggagagtaCTTCAATGCTAAGGTTATTTCTCGAGATGATGGGACTCAGAAGCATCAGAAGGGTCTTGATGTTGTGTTAGGACAAGAAAGTGCTGTTCTAATTCTTGATGATACAGAACAC GCATGGTTGAAACATAAAGATAATCTTATACTGATGGAAAGATACCATTTTTTTGCTTCAAGTTGTCGACAGTTTGGTTTTAATTGCAAATCCCTTGCTGAACTGAggaatgatgaagatgaaactGATGGAGCGCTTGCAAAAATCCTCAAAGTGCTAAAGCAAGTCCATTGCACATTCTTTGAT GTTTTGTCATCAGTTCGAAGTGAAGTCTTGAGCGGATGTGTGATTGTTTTCAGCCGTATTTTTCATGGTGTATTGCCATCTCTGCGGAAGATGGCAGAGCAGATGGGAGCTACATGTTTGGCAGAAGTTGACCCATCTGTGACACACGTAGTTGCTACTGATACTGGAACTGAAAAGTCCCGGTGGGCAGTGAAagaaaacaagtttttggttcATCCCCGATGGATAGAGGCTGCAAACTATTTTTGGGAAAAGCAGCCTGAGGAGAACTTCATCATCAAGAAGAAGCAGTAG
- the LOC108334304 gene encoding RNA polymerase II C-terminal domain phosphatase-like 4 isoform X4 has translation MSVVTDSPVHSSNSDDFIAFLDAELGASSPESSPDKEAENEDELESVRIKRRKIESTEDMEGSTSEGIIKQNLETSIKVDVCTHPGSFGSMCIRCGQQLDGKSGVTFGYIHKGLRLHDEEISRLRNTDMKSLLCRKKLYLVLDLDHTLLNSTLLAHLSSEESHLLNQTDSLRDVSKGSLFKLEHMHMMTKLRPFVRSFLKEATEMFEMYIYTMGDRPYALEMAKLLDPQGEYFNAKVISRDDGTQKHQKGLDVVLGQESAVLILDDTEHAWLKHKDNLILMERYHFFASSCRQFGFNCKSLAELRNDEDETDGALAKILKVLKQVHCTFFDVLSSVRSEVLSGCVIVFSRIFHGVLPSLRKMAEQMGATCLAEVDPSVTHVVATDTGTEKSRWAVKENKFLVHPRWIEAANYFWEKQPEENFIIKKKQ, from the exons ATGAGTGTTGTTACCGATTCTCCTGTGCATTCGTCCAACAGTGATGACTTCATTGCATTTCTTGATGCTGAACTTGGTGCTAGTTCACCCGAATCCTCGCCAGATAAAGAGGCTGAAAACGAAGATGAGCTTGAGAGTGTCAG AATTAAAAGACGTAAAATTGAAAGCACTGAAGATATGGAGGGGTCTACTTCAGAAGGAATCATCAAACAGAATTTAG AGACATCTATCAAAGTAGATGTATGTACACATCCTGGCTCGTTTGGAAGTATGTGTATACGTTGTGGGCAACAGTTGGATGGGAAATCTGGTGTGACATTTGGGTACATACATAAG GGACTGAGACTTCATGATGAGGAAATTTCTAGATTGCGTAATACAGACATGAAGAGTTTGTTATGTCGTAAAAAGCTCTACTTGGTTCTTGACCTAGATCACACACTACTAAATTCCACTCTCCTTGCTCATTTGAGTTCAGAAGAGTCACATTTGCTTAATCAGACAGATTCTCTACGAG ATGTCTCCAAAGGTAGCCTCTTCAAATTGGAGCACATGCATATGATGACCAAGTTAAGGCCCTTTGTCCGCTCATTTCTGAAAGAAGCTACTGAAATGTTTGAGATGTACATATATACCATGGGTGACCGGCCATATGCATTGGAGATGGCTAAGCTActtgatcctcaaggagagtaCTTCAATGCTAAGGTTATTTCTCGAGATGATGGGACTCAGAAGCATCAGAAGGGTCTTGATGTTGTGTTAGGACAAGAAAGTGCTGTTCTAATTCTTGATGATACAGAACAC GCATGGTTGAAACATAAAGATAATCTTATACTGATGGAAAGATACCATTTTTTTGCTTCAAGTTGTCGACAGTTTGGTTTTAATTGCAAATCCCTTGCTGAACTGAggaatgatgaagatgaaactGATGGAGCGCTTGCAAAAATCCTCAAAGTGCTAAAGCAAGTCCATTGCACATTCTTTGAT GTTTTGTCATCAGTTCGAAGTGAAGTCTTGAGCGGATGTGTGATTGTTTTCAGCCGTATTTTTCATGGTGTATTGCCATCTCTGCGGAAGATGGCAGAGCAGATGGGAGCTACATGTTTGGCAGAAGTTGACCCATCTGTGACACACGTAGTTGCTACTGATACTGGAACTGAAAAGTCCCGGTGGGCAGTGAAagaaaacaagtttttggttcATCCCCGATGGATAGAGGCTGCAAACTATTTTTGGGAAAAGCAGCCTGAGGAGAACTTCATCATCAAGAAGAAGCAGTAG
- the LOC108334304 gene encoding RNA polymerase II C-terminal domain phosphatase-like 4 isoform X2 gives MSVVTDSPVHSSNSDDFIAFLDAELGASSPESSPDKEAENEDELESVRIKRRKIESTEDMEGSTSEGIIKQNLETSIKVDVCTHPGSFGSMCIRCGQQLDGKSGVTFGYIHKGLRLHDEEISRLRNTDMKSLLCRKKLYLVLDLDHTLLNSTLLAHLSSEESHLLNQTDSLRDVSKGSLFKLEHMHMMTKLRPFVRSFLKEATEMFEMYIYTMGDRPYALEMAKLLDPQGEYFNAKVISRDDGTQKHQKGLDVVLGQESAVLILDDTEHAWLKHKDNLILMERYHFFASSCRQFGFNCKSLAELRNDEDETDGALAKILKVLKQVHCTFFDKHEDDLVNRDVRQVLSSVRSEVLSGCVIVFSRIFHGVLPSLRKMAEQMGATCLAEVDPSVTHVVATDTGTEKSRWAVKENKFLVHPRWIEAANYFWEKQPEENFIIKKKQ, from the exons ATGAGTGTTGTTACCGATTCTCCTGTGCATTCGTCCAACAGTGATGACTTCATTGCATTTCTTGATGCTGAACTTGGTGCTAGTTCACCCGAATCCTCGCCAGATAAAGAGGCTGAAAACGAAGATGAGCTTGAGAGTGTCAG AATTAAAAGACGTAAAATTGAAAGCACTGAAGATATGGAGGGGTCTACTTCAGAAGGAATCATCAAACAGAATTTAG AGACATCTATCAAAGTAGATGTATGTACACATCCTGGCTCGTTTGGAAGTATGTGTATACGTTGTGGGCAACAGTTGGATGGGAAATCTGGTGTGACATTTGGGTACATACATAAG GGACTGAGACTTCATGATGAGGAAATTTCTAGATTGCGTAATACAGACATGAAGAGTTTGTTATGTCGTAAAAAGCTCTACTTGGTTCTTGACCTAGATCACACACTACTAAATTCCACTCTCCTTGCTCATTTGAGTTCAGAAGAGTCACATTTGCTTAATCAGACAGATTCTCTACGAG ATGTCTCCAAAGGTAGCCTCTTCAAATTGGAGCACATGCATATGATGACCAAGTTAAGGCCCTTTGTCCGCTCATTTCTGAAAGAAGCTACTGAAATGTTTGAGATGTACATATATACCATGGGTGACCGGCCATATGCATTGGAGATGGCTAAGCTActtgatcctcaaggagagtaCTTCAATGCTAAGGTTATTTCTCGAGATGATGGGACTCAGAAGCATCAGAAGGGTCTTGATGTTGTGTTAGGACAAGAAAGTGCTGTTCTAATTCTTGATGATACAGAACAC GCATGGTTGAAACATAAAGATAATCTTATACTGATGGAAAGATACCATTTTTTTGCTTCAAGTTGTCGACAGTTTGGTTTTAATTGCAAATCCCTTGCTGAACTGAggaatgatgaagatgaaactGATGGAGCGCTTGCAAAAATCCTCAAAGTGCTAAAGCAAGTCCATTGCACATTCTTTGAT AAACATGAAGATGATCTTGTTAACCGAGATGTGAGGCAG GTTTTGTCATCAGTTCGAAGTGAAGTCTTGAGCGGATGTGTGATTGTTTTCAGCCGTATTTTTCATGGTGTATTGCCATCTCTGCGGAAGATGGCAGAGCAGATGGGAGCTACATGTTTGGCAGAAGTTGACCCATCTGTGACACACGTAGTTGCTACTGATACTGGAACTGAAAAGTCCCGGTGGGCAGTGAAagaaaacaagtttttggttcATCCCCGATGGATAGAGGCTGCAAACTATTTTTGGGAAAAGCAGCCTGAGGAGAACTTCATCATCAAGAAGAAGCAGTAG
- the LOC108334304 gene encoding RNA polymerase II C-terminal domain phosphatase-like 4 isoform X1, with amino-acid sequence MSVVTDSPVHSSNSDDFIAFLDAELGASSPESSPDKEAENEDELESVSRIKRRKIESTEDMEGSTSEGIIKQNLETSIKVDVCTHPGSFGSMCIRCGQQLDGKSGVTFGYIHKGLRLHDEEISRLRNTDMKSLLCRKKLYLVLDLDHTLLNSTLLAHLSSEESHLLNQTDSLRDVSKGSLFKLEHMHMMTKLRPFVRSFLKEATEMFEMYIYTMGDRPYALEMAKLLDPQGEYFNAKVISRDDGTQKHQKGLDVVLGQESAVLILDDTEHAWLKHKDNLILMERYHFFASSCRQFGFNCKSLAELRNDEDETDGALAKILKVLKQVHCTFFDKHEDDLVNRDVRQVLSSVRSEVLSGCVIVFSRIFHGVLPSLRKMAEQMGATCLAEVDPSVTHVVATDTGTEKSRWAVKENKFLVHPRWIEAANYFWEKQPEENFIIKKKQ; translated from the exons ATGAGTGTTGTTACCGATTCTCCTGTGCATTCGTCCAACAGTGATGACTTCATTGCATTTCTTGATGCTGAACTTGGTGCTAGTTCACCCGAATCCTCGCCAGATAAAGAGGCTGAAAACGAAGATGAGCTTGAGAGTGTCAG CAGAATTAAAAGACGTAAAATTGAAAGCACTGAAGATATGGAGGGGTCTACTTCAGAAGGAATCATCAAACAGAATTTAG AGACATCTATCAAAGTAGATGTATGTACACATCCTGGCTCGTTTGGAAGTATGTGTATACGTTGTGGGCAACAGTTGGATGGGAAATCTGGTGTGACATTTGGGTACATACATAAG GGACTGAGACTTCATGATGAGGAAATTTCTAGATTGCGTAATACAGACATGAAGAGTTTGTTATGTCGTAAAAAGCTCTACTTGGTTCTTGACCTAGATCACACACTACTAAATTCCACTCTCCTTGCTCATTTGAGTTCAGAAGAGTCACATTTGCTTAATCAGACAGATTCTCTACGAG ATGTCTCCAAAGGTAGCCTCTTCAAATTGGAGCACATGCATATGATGACCAAGTTAAGGCCCTTTGTCCGCTCATTTCTGAAAGAAGCTACTGAAATGTTTGAGATGTACATATATACCATGGGTGACCGGCCATATGCATTGGAGATGGCTAAGCTActtgatcctcaaggagagtaCTTCAATGCTAAGGTTATTTCTCGAGATGATGGGACTCAGAAGCATCAGAAGGGTCTTGATGTTGTGTTAGGACAAGAAAGTGCTGTTCTAATTCTTGATGATACAGAACAC GCATGGTTGAAACATAAAGATAATCTTATACTGATGGAAAGATACCATTTTTTTGCTTCAAGTTGTCGACAGTTTGGTTTTAATTGCAAATCCCTTGCTGAACTGAggaatgatgaagatgaaactGATGGAGCGCTTGCAAAAATCCTCAAAGTGCTAAAGCAAGTCCATTGCACATTCTTTGAT AAACATGAAGATGATCTTGTTAACCGAGATGTGAGGCAG GTTTTGTCATCAGTTCGAAGTGAAGTCTTGAGCGGATGTGTGATTGTTTTCAGCCGTATTTTTCATGGTGTATTGCCATCTCTGCGGAAGATGGCAGAGCAGATGGGAGCTACATGTTTGGCAGAAGTTGACCCATCTGTGACACACGTAGTTGCTACTGATACTGGAACTGAAAAGTCCCGGTGGGCAGTGAAagaaaacaagtttttggttcATCCCCGATGGATAGAGGCTGCAAACTATTTTTGGGAAAAGCAGCCTGAGGAGAACTTCATCATCAAGAAGAAGCAGTAG
- the LOC108332458 gene encoding DAR GTPase 2, mitochondrial isoform X2 — MRSMATTILGRRIGTVLKEELRSKGEWCDSFMAAAFRAIAERIPLANLVVEVRDARIPLSSECEILRNYPLPQKQIIALNKMDLAGASNVKAWVEYFSERNCISCGVNAHNKEDIRQLLSLIQCQVRELKRDDQCDNNYTATVMLIGIPNVGKSAITNALHQVGRINAAEKGKLKHATVSPEPRDTKDIRSFKIGSHPNIYVLDTPAILSPKVPNAAVLSKLILTGAVEDCLVRRKEVAQYFLAIHNSSDQYKKWAKLYMKDNGRSFLNGTTEQLTSSKLLMKYKSQTPTDHTQEAFHISVECEEDAHDKVAGKLLNLFRTGRIGHYILDHFPGKIQ; from the exons ATGAGAAGCATGGCAACGACGATTTTGGGCAGACGAATTGGCACAGTGTTAAAGGAAGAGCTGAGAAGTAAGGGAGAATGGTGCGATTCTTTTATGGCTGCCGCTTTTCGTGCTATCGCAGAAAGAATCCCGTTGGCGAATCTCGTCGTCGAAGTTAGAGACGCAAGG ATTCCCTTGTCCTCCGAATGCGAGATACTCAGAAACTACCCACTTCCCCAGAAACAAATCATAGCGCTCAATAAAATGGATCTTGCGGGTGCATCGAATGTGAAG GCATGGGTGGAATATTTTAGCGAAAGGAATTGCATATCTTGTGGAGTCAATGCTCATAACAAGGAGGACATCAGACAG CTTCTAAGCCTTATACAATGCCAAGTGAGAGAACTCAAGAGAGATGATCAATGTGACAATAATTATACCGCTACAGTAATGTTAATTGGGATTCCAAATGTTGGTAAGTCGGCAATTACCAATGCTTTGCATCAAGTGGGGAGAATCAATGCAGCAG aaaaaggAAAGCTAAAGCATGCAACTGTCAGTCCAGAACCAAGAGATACTAAAGATATTCGAAGTTTTAAG ATTGGTAGCCATCCCAATATTTATGTGTTAGACACTCCAGCTATTTTATCTCCAAAGGTTCCCAATGCTGCTGTtttatctaaattaattttaacag GAGCTGTTGAGGATTGTTTAGTCAGGAGAAAAGAAGTTGCCCAATATTTTCTAGCTATACACAACTCTAGTGACCAATACAAGAAATGGGCAAAACTATATATGAAGGATAATGGTAGATCATTCCTTAACGGCACAACAGAACAGTTGACTAGCTCCAAGTTGCTAATGAAGTACAAAAGCCAAACCCCGACAGATCACACACAG GAAGCTTTCCATATTTCAGTTGAATGTGAAGAAGATGCTCATGACAAGGTTGCTGGGAAGTTGCTTAATCTTTTCCGTACTGGCCGTATTGGACATTATATTTTAGATCATTTTCCTGGAAAGATTCAATGA